ATATCAAGCAAATTCATTTCCACACAGATATCACATAGCAGTTTCAGGATAATTAGAAGTCAGCTAGAATGGAAgagatgattattttctttatcatcattcatttaattgGTTGAAGTAAAGAAGGTTTTGCAGCTCTACACATTCAGGCAGTGAGAAGTATTTACATCAAACTTCTTTGTCAgacaaacagtaaaaacaaacagcaccAATGTTACGAACCAGAGTTGAATGAGTACAACAGATATAACCAGATGACAAAGATTTCTTTGCTGGCCACTAATGAGGTGAACACTCTCTGAAGAATTGTGGTAGTTTTCCATTTAGCATATTCACAGTTGGGGAGTTTTTGCCATCAAGAGCCAAAACATAACATATATGGTCAACTAGTGAGATGACATGTGgctatgttttatttcaaaaagaGGATATTAggtgtttgttcttttcaaagCAGAGCCGTGCAAATTGAATACATTCTTTTGTTTACATCTGTTGTACTAGCTGTAACTCAAAGGACTTCTTTCTAGGATTATGAGGTCAAAAAACACCATTTGATGAGAAGATCATTGTCAGTTTATTGCTAAGCTCTGCAGTGCAGAACgtgaaagaaaatcacaaaggTGGAGACGGCAAGAGAAGCTCAGAATTACAGTCTATGAAACATTTTACACTACCCGATTCTCTATGTCAAGTAATCATTTAAACTGGCCGATGAGTTAAGAGCGATTCATCTTTACACTCTTTAATTACGGTTCCTTAAACATGCCAGAAAAATGACTGTGCATTTTTTGACAATAACCATTTCTTCACAGCACATTAATTCTGTAATACTTTTCTCTGTGGCAGTCCTCATAACAACACTACATATTGCATTGACTAATTTGCTGCTTGTAACACCAGCCTTGAACAACCTCCTGTGAGTAACTCTTAACCCCTGTCATTATCTGTGTCTCGCTATTGGTAGCaatgtttcagtatttaaacGACATGTCATAGAAAGACAAGACAGGAGTCCACGTAGCCCCTCTACATGTTGCTACATAGATAATAACAGAAGCAGGAGAGCCAGAGAAGGATTTGGAGAGCAAATATAGGGAATTTCGGGTAACGGAAATGTTGTCACAGATGAGTAAATTATGAAAGCTTTTTCAGAAGATGTAGTCAGGGGTCACTTGAGGCAACCCAAGCCCTAATCCTTTTCTcctaaatatacagtatagtgtaACAAAACACTGTGAACTGGCACAGTCCCGTCAACCACACCAGATGTGAGAAAGCAGTGATCCAAAGTAGTAAGCTATACAAACCATGGGAAAGCAGCAATcctatcaacacacacacacacacacacacacacacacacacacacacacacacacacacacacacacacaatgacacataAGCACTTGAACATGCAGACACATGCATACACTTTgcacacactttctctcattCGCACACAAACAGTATACTATGCCAGACTGCCAATTAGGGCAATCATAGCTGTGGGAAAAagtgtacacacagacacaagcacacaagcacacacacacatacagtaactgaGACTTCTAAGCTCAAAGTTAATAGCACCCAGTTGTTCAGTGCCAGAGACAGACCCTGTgggaggggggtgagggggcTACTGAATCTCATACTAATGCAGCAAGCCAAGAAGAACACTATTTCCCCACAAATGTACAGGGTAGGAGCTCATTTTTATATAACAGGATTTTCTTTTGTATGTCTAAATTTTTTGGGGACACTAATGTTTATGGATTAATTCCAACAAAATCctcttttaaaaatgctttaaaaagagaaaatctgTCAACGACATAAGAACTACAGCACTCATTAACCTGCGCTTCTTTTCTATActattgttttctatttttatccTATCTTCTCTATTTCCTACCCTTTCTTTGCAGTGTCATTTTTAAACCCATGCTCAATTTCAGGGATATTTTTCTGAAGTTTTTCTTATCCGATTAGCCCCTCTTAGCAACGTCCTACCCTGCCAGCCAACATATAAGAAGACGCACTAAGttggaggaggacgaggacatAATGATTGAGAACTTGCGGTGAAATGCAAggacaaaacaaatacaaaaaagccAAGCAAAAAAGGATGTGAGATGGACTGACAAAGGGACACAGATGGCAGGGAGGGAAGGCAGAATGGGAGGATGGAGACAGGGGTATGCGGTGGAAGTCTATGCGCTGGATGTCTTCCTCCTGTTCCATCAGCAGAAGCCTGTTGGTGGGAAAGCGCAATAATGAGAACAGCTGCAGTGGATACAcaaacgtacacacacacacacacacacacacacacacacacacacacacacacacacacacacaacacacacaaaggagAAAACACTCCTCCAACCACCCACTCTTCAGCAGCAGAaccacataaatacagtacaaacacacagagacacatcaTCACTCTTACCTTCACACTCAAAGGCCTGCAGCTTGGTGGTGTAAGAGGGGCCTAGCCAAGAGGTGCAGCTACCCAGAACCCTCTGCAGGTAGTGGGTGGCATCACTGAAGAGCAGATCGGATTCGCTGTAGCCTGCTGAGCTGAACAGACTGAAGCCCTCGCTGGCGTTGCCAAACACATTCTGCaggaaagagaaagtgtgtgacAGCACTTAATGTATGAGGGCATGCATAGATGTGCGTTGGCTTACATATGAGTGTGTTTCTTTGGGCCTGTGAGGACATGTGCGTCTCTGTGTGAATGCGTGTGTGTAGCCAGGGAATAAGCACAGGACGTATCAGTCATCCTGGCATCTCCCACACACTCACTAAGGAAGAAGGATGACAGTTTAGCAGATACCTATGTTCTGAGACATTTTGATCAATAAAACAGACTCTacagagaaatgaaagagacataaacacacatatctgaagaaaaacacacacacatttcaacacaGCTGATGCAATATCTGTCCAAACCCACCTGTAAGCGTTCCAGGTACTTCCAGACGCGGCACTTGTCCTCAATGCGCACCACCACAGCGTTAGCTGGGACGGCTGCCAGGTGGCAACGCTCATACTCATCCAGACCTGCCTCGCTTCCATCTGGACACAGCAGCTTCAGATCCTCAAGCTCCAGATCCAAGGCCCACGATTCCTGGTTCTTACCTTGGCAGGAGAAGAGTGCATATACATCAGATAAATAGTTCAATTAAATTTGAGGTGgcagccagcagccagttagtGTAACTTAACATAAAGACAGGAAGCATGAGGAAAACacctagcctggctctgtccaaaggtaacaaagcCACCTACCaccacctctaaagctcacacacacactaacatgttatatctgtgtgtgtgtaatgtatacaAAAACCGAAAAATCCTTATTATTGGAACTATTTTTTGGCTGGGTGCAATGACATCCTGGAGTCTTTGCTAGTTGTCAGCTCACAGTGACGacaagactccaggaagtcCCAGCACCCAAGATATACCCCTGTTTTTGTGTAACCACCCTCACAACttagacagagccaggctaacGTCTCCcccctgttttcagtctttgtgctaagctaagctaagctaagctaagctgctGCTCACTGTAGTTTCATAGTTAATGGAAAGGCATGAGAGTGGAATCAATTTACTCTTGAATGAATGAGTGTATTTTCCTAAATGTCAAACTGCTGTGTTTCTTTGAGCCAGCTCAAAAGGTTGTACTCAAGGAAGCAGCATAACCAAGTATTAAGTCTTTGTTTTCTCAAGAAatgatataatgtaatgtaatgtaatattttatttacattgcaTCATCATGATTTTAAGCTGCCTATTAGCTTGTCGTAACAACTTTAGCTAGTTGTGATTTTGTCCACTCAATCATTTGCTCGTGACTCAAACAGTGAAAATCTCATATAAGCATTCATCTGTATGTTGACTCTTGACATACAATTTTTGAGTGAATTAGATGACTTCCTAAGAGTTTGAAAAGGAAACAAACCCCCATTTaactaaacaaataattaaatgataaatggtaGACCACCTTGAAGCCACTTTCTGCATCCCTAAATAACAGCAGAGACCTTCTGTGTTTTCTTGACCTTCCTTAATTGTTCTGACTCCGGACATTTCTGAACCATATGAGAAAGCATGCTTCGTTAAACAGCTACAGTGTTTGTGGAGCCGGCGTCAAACTGCTACAACTCGACTGCACCGGCAGAGTCTGTGTAGCGTGACCACGATAATGATCACCATTAATTTTGGATGTTGCCCAAAGCAGAGGAGCAGATGCAGCAAACAGAGAATTAGGGCGTTTCAGTGCTGGACATAAGTGTCTGCACCTTTgcctgtccgtctgtctgtttctttttctttctcactgttattttcctcttttatttttattgttcatctctcatctctctgtctcacaaacacacgcatATCATTCACACATCACTTTCCTGTAATCTGCTGCACACTGTAATACTAAAAGAAATATAGTGAAACACTGACATCCTGTGTTGTGACAGGGACTAGCACACTCTGCTGGCACCAGATAACctcattattaatcatttaactcataaaattatattattatataatctgTGGTGTAATCTCTAAAATTCTCTGCATAATTTAAGCACTGACCGTCCAAATTGTCAAAGACTGTTGTGTGTTTAACAAAGGCCACGTCACCGAGGTTCTCTGCAACACACCTGAAAGAAAAccacagggaaaaaaaacataatcagaCACATTAAATCTAAGAATCCGTCAAAACATGCATAAAGTGGAAATCAGCACACTTAGGAATAAGTGAGCTCCCTCTGTGGCCTATTGAATTAGTTTAAACAGCTCCTGTGGCCCTTTTATTCTCACAACAGTGATATTATGCAGTCAATGTGTGAAACTGATATTAAAGAGCACAGCAATGTTATTTTGATTTGTTTGCattcttttttaatgaatgtactTTTTGTCTGCTGCTTCCGTGTAATGTAAAATTGAATGCCTTATAGTGCAGCTCCTAGAAAAATGACACACTAAAATTATTACTCATTTGTCactgtttcattattttttatcatcacTATATTAGCTTTTATtccacagcaggcagctgtaaTTACTCACTACTTTCCTTTATGGAGACAATATGCTGAAAAGGATATTAAGTAGGGGAGACACAGAGGCTGTTGTAACAACTACACCACCTTTGGGTGCTATTAGTGCATTATTTCCAAAGTTATGAATGTCAGTGTTGTACCTCAGCGCCCCTGCCTCTCCATAGTGCCTCTCTCTGTGGTTGTTGGCACAGATGTGTCTGTCGTTCTCATCTCCTATACAGGCTTCGCACAGGTTCTTGGGGTTGTTTCCTCTAGGGTCGTGCTTGCGGTCTTTCACACCTGGTACACAGCTGTAGCCAAAGAAGTTTCCGACCGCTGGTGAAGAGGACAGAAAATAAGTGAGTAAATAGCCAAACATCCAGGGGCCACTTCCAACTTCTCCTGTACTTctaaaaatgatacaaaaatTACATTAGGGCTTTTTAAATCAAAAGATAATGGTCTATTAGTTGGTAAAGGATGCACTATGGGAATTAGCTGTTGATTTTTCTCAGTATTAATTGTTTAATATCCAGTGAGTTGTGTATGAATGAGTATTTTTTAACAGAATTAGAAGACCACAAAGGAAATTGCTTTTCAACTTTTTGTGTAATCCTCAATAATTTGTGGTGGTTATGTGTGACATGCACTCTGTGTgaacatataataaaatataacatatcaCATTTTGCAAGGGATAGGATGATAAAGTCCtggatttattttcattgtttcccTGATATTTTCACAGTCATCAACCATTTAACAAAGAAGAGACATACATGTCTGACATAAAGAAAAGTTACTAAATTagcaaaaaaaatatagaactgattttaaaacactgataaaaGGTCAAACTGACATGATATAGAGAATGACCAAaggttaaacataaaaaaatagtgTCCATTTTCAAATGAACTAACTTAATTAACCAACAATATAATAACTCAAAGTTTTATCAAAACTACACATGAATACAACTAATTAACACTGTAGGCagcagtaaattaaaaaaaatctttttaaagtaCAAGGCTGAtatattcaatgttttttttacagtcaaaAAGTCCAATGAAAATTCAAAAACTAATTAAGTGTATGTCTTTCAGTACTCACCAGCCCGTGGCACTCAGCCCTGAACCCATTTGTTCCTACTTAAGAagttaatttttaaaaactggtaACAAAAGTATTATTGAATTTCAAATTAAGGCCCATTTAGACttatttcctaaaacagctggaaactgtagtttttagcaaacattCATTAAACAGTGTATTTGTTTGGAACTATTTTCAGCTATAGATTAATAGATGTTGTGCTGTTATGAATACTTAACAGTCTTTAGACAACAGTGAAGATTTGTGGCACGGAGGagtaagatatatcaggctttggttTCACAATACATGTTTATCAATGCAGCACGTAGTTCATTGTTGGGTTTAGTTTCAAGTTTGTTGAAAATAAGAGGTACGTAGATAAGCCTTTAAAATTTGCTGCTTTCCTCAACCGTCTTATGAAGAAATCCTGATCTTTCAGTGTGTCCCTCTTCTCATCATCACAGCCCCACACTCATCCAATCTCACATTCACAGGGAAAGCTGCACTGTTAACTGATTCTTCTCCTTTAACCTCCAGTCTCGTCTGTCCTTTCACCCCCTTGGTTCCACATAACTgctttccccctcctccttctgaACCTCTCAGATACCGTACATGCACACATCATTCCTCCCTCAATCTCTCTTCCCCCTTCTCACTCTGTCTCACCTCTGGGGAAGTTGCACTGCTCCCCTACACTGATCTGGGAGGTGTTGACCAGGTAGCCAATGGGAACAGTCCACCCCACTGTGGTGCGTATGCCAGGGTGACAGGAGCTGCGCTCGTGCATCTCCAGCAGGGACAGGTCTGACGAAGAGCGACGAGCCAATGCCACCACGTAGTAGCTAATGCCATCTGGAGgaagtgttttggagagagatAAGAGGGAAAAAGCAAGTgggaatcatttttaaaaaacaggagAGATGTGTGAGAAAATGGAAACACTGTACAGAGTGAATTACATTAGATCAAATCTGCTGTAGAACTCAAACCTTGTACTTACCCACTCCATTGTGGGACTCTCCAGCTGCCAGCTCCAGGCCATGACATAGGCTAGCAGCATAGATATCATCTGCAAACATGGAGGCTGCGTCTGCTGTCCCATTCTGAGAAAAACATACTTTTGTTTCAAATGGCTCAAGGATGTTTCCAAACTATGGTGCTGAATGACAACAAATACATACAATTCACAAATGTGTTCTTATAAAATCCCTTCAGTGCCATCTGGAGCTGGAATTATCTTATAATTACAcgtacagtatcagtcaaaagtttggaaacattttctcatttaaatgaatgccAGTCAGTACAAGTTTGACTGGCACCCAGCAGATTCATTATGTCTGAAAACGTATAAAACATATTAAGAAAGTTTAAGACAAGCAAAAGATTGTTGGAGGTGATCATATTTTTCAAATTCAATCTACAACCACTCACCTCACTAAAAGTTATTATTCTGACttgattatattataaataaacatgaaaataacaCTGAACAGATACCTTGATTTTGTTCATGCAGTCTCTGCTGTTCAGGCCACGGACACATTGCAAAGTCCCTCTAATATTCCGAGCTGTGGCGTTCCCGGCCAGATCCAAACACTTCTGCTGCTGAGCATCAGATACTACGCACCAGGAGACtgaacaaaaacagcaacaacaaaaaagaaaaaaaaagcgcTTCAAATTAAGTGATATCAAATGCAAATTTGGAGAAGAACACATGTAAAGAGCAAatgtaaaaatttaaaaaaaaagtcaccctCCCtacctttttaaacattttaaacatctctTTGAGCATGCATGAGTTATTATTCACCAAAAGCCTATTAAATATAATCTACCTGTAGATTTCTGATTGGAGATGCAGTGGACAGAAAGAAGAGgcacaaggaggaggagggctacTGACAGTCCTCTCTCTAGACGCTCCATTTCGGCTCTGGTTGAGAAAACTCCTTGGGATAATCTCTAATACAacagagaagaggagcaggTGGATTTCAttggaggcaaaaaaaagagtcacatgggtaccccctccttctcttatAGCCTGGTCCtgtgacagagaggaaagaggggggagagagtgTAAAAGGTGGGAGAATGAGGCAGGTAGGCTGAATGTAGAAAGAAGAAAACGCTACATTATTCCTCTGTGAAtaatccttcctccatctcatgACAGCAGTATAGCATTTCCCCCTCCAATTATCCACTGAGATTTATCCCCAGTGGAGAGGATAGTGGAGGACACATGTAGGCTTGGAGCAGTTCAGGTCACCTGGCACAGACCGTCGACCCGGggtctttaattaaaaaagctGCGGACAATGTGTCTCTGTGCTGGATCAGTGTTCGTGGAGAATAGATACTGGCTGGGTCTTGCTCCGACTCACTGGAGACTGAAGCCCCAGGTAAGCTAGAACAAAAAGCAATGGCTATTGTTCACGGCCACGGGACCTAGTGGAGGAAAAACATATTGGCTACTTGACACTGTTCTCcctttttgcacacacacaaatgcacattcacactcactcactgacatttttatttacagacGCTGAGCCAAGCAAGACTTAAATAAATCTTAGTAGTTAGAGCTTGTTGAacacacaaattaaatgaattaatttcCTAATACAGCTATTAGTTACAGTGTCATGCAGTCTCAGATCTGCATGATTGGTCAGGAGATTGAAGGGTCATATTGGTTTTCATGCAGCTTTTAAGGGCTCTTTTTTTGTTGGGGGAAGGGTGAGGTAGGGTATCTGATCCTCAGCGTGCATGGATGAAGGAACAGGGAAGCACAGTGGTACTTTCTAATGTGTACTGTAATGAGATGTGTAGTTATCCAAGATATCCAGCGAGAGTATACAGGAAATTGTAAGCCAGTTAAATCTTGACATGTCTTGTCACAATAAATATAAAGCATTagctgtttgaaatgttttatttagcaAAAGTGCATCCATTTTTATGATATTAGTGAAAGTGATTATTCTCTTGCAATTCACACTAGCTGGAATGTCTCTTGGCAGTGGAAACATGccaaaaagaaatgtaatctTTCTAATTGAATGTATTTCTCTAAATATCTCATATCTAATATCTAAATGCTAAGTAATTAGACTTTTTCATACAGTTAGTTAGTGGGTTAGGATCGATTCCTGAGAGGTGCAAAAAGATTTACATTATGAACTTCATTTTGATGTAGTCTGtcagaataaataaacagtggATCATACAAGAAGCCACTTTGATTACTGATTCACAGAGAATCaagcattcatttaaatgtaaccAAAACTACACCATACCAGATCTATATGTAGCTATAAATGTTCCAGAAAATAACGACGACCGAGGCAGTTACACTTATCAATTAAACATATCCAAACAAAAATTCAGTCATATTGAATCACTTTGTAATATCAAAAGTGTtattttcaaaacatttaagtaagaaaaaaaacaagaatgtgGATTATTGGTTTACGTAAGTACACTATTAAATAGTCAGCAAGACAATTATGTCTAAAAACTgtcaataatgtaaaataaattgtaTTACAGTATCAGTCATAATCAATAGTTATTATAGGATTAAGGAGACTAaatatttattgacatttttcatcaggaTTTGTCTTTGGGGGATGTAATAATTAGTGTCTTTGTAGCTGTTTATATTCCATTTGATTACCAACTGAATATTCACCCACACAAACTGAACTGTTATACAATTGTAAGATTTAAAGATTTAGAGTTAAAATTAGAGATTCCATGACTTCTCCCCTGAAGCTGTTACAGTGGTCTGAGTCATACAGTTTGTTTTTGGAGGAGACTCTCATCCACCACCCCTCTTCAAAATCTAAATTTAGGCTACATGGAGAGATTAATGTGACGTAATTTAATGGTATCTATTACCTAATGGTTGTATTTAAAACCGTAAAGTACTAATgtcataatttaaaataatgtttccaCATATTTGCATAGTTTAGTCTATATATAGTAGATACTTATAAGTAAAGGTTAGCTTAAGTGTATAAGTATTACACTGTAATCAATCCATTAATCTGTAATGCAAGTATCTGAATGTCACAGCATTAGTAAGCTATTAGTGTACATTTAGGTCATTTAGACAGTATGTTTTACATCTTATTTGAACATTGGTATCAgataaatataatgaaataaaataaaaatacataccttaaaatataaatattgattgTGACAGTATCTAAAAACTGCACTAAGTGGTATTGAGTGAGTTGTAGTAACCTAGTAGAAGTATGGTGTTGGGAAGTAACTCGTTACATGTAACTACTTGCATGTTACAGcgttacataatttaattacaaaataaatgttaccGTAATCCGTTACAGTTACTTTGGAAAAcattgatgattacaaagggttTGACATCTGATATCAAAATTTTGCTCAGAAGGagggtttttcctcatttttaatattgaccacattactgaatacatatgttgctgtttttaattctttgaaatcaatttttctatattttataaataaatcatgatgtgggcttatttggagcacacatgggattaaatggtgtcacagtaccaattaagcccatgccagacttttgactttttcataaaatatctttattttatattccaaaatctacatgaactagtgAAATTTTCAAATGAGAGGTACATcctgctttataagaaatgatctcccttataat
This is a stretch of genomic DNA from Scomber japonicus isolate fScoJap1 chromosome 16, fScoJap1.pri, whole genome shotgun sequence. It encodes these proteins:
- the otomp gene encoding otolith matrix protein 1 — encoded protein: MERLERGLSVALLLLVPLLSVHCISNQKSTVSWCVVSDAQQQKCLDLAGNATARNIRGTLQCVRGLNSRDCMNKIKNGTADAASMFADDIYAASLCHGLELAAGESHNGVDGISYYVVALARRSSSDLSLLEMHERSSCHPGIRTTVGWTVPIGYLVNTSQISVGEQCNFPRAVGNFFGYSCVPGVKDRKHDPRGNNPKNLCEACIGDENDRHICANNHRERHYGEAGALRCVAENLGDVAFVKHTTVFDNLDGKNQESWALDLELEDLKLLCPDGSEAGLDEYERCHLAAVPANAVVVRIEDKCRVWKYLERLQNVFGNASEGFSLFSSAGYSESDLLFSDATHYLQRVLGSCTSWLGPSYTTKLQAFECEGVSAQAFAGVFISTGTGDGTDGRQFDRRL